TAGGCGGCCTTCATACGCGTTGCGTAGTCCGGCAGCCGCTCCTCACTGGTGCCAAACCAGCTCATCGGCGCATCGCGCTTGCGGAACTCGGGCCGCAGGTCGATCTCGGTATGGCCGTTACCGTAATCGCGCGTCAGCGCGGTCGAGGCGCCGCCGTAGAGCTTGCCGATCATGCTGTCGGCGACACCGAAGATCGAGGTGTGGACGAAGGCCGGGTGATAGCCGTCGCATTCGTTCTCCAGGATGAACTTCCAGTTCGCCTTGACGCGGTGCTTGAGGAATCCAGCTGTGATCTCAACCTCGCCCTCGGGCGAGGTGCGCACCAGGCGGTCGATGGTCTCGGCCGCGCCGCCGAGATGCTCCTTCAGGGTCGGGCCATCCGCCGCGAACGAGCCGAACACGAAACCGCGATAGGACTCGACGCGCGTCACCCGCCCGAGCGCGAGTTGCGACTTGTCCTGCCCCTCGTAACCGTCAGGGAAGGCATAGCCGACCAGGCGGCCGTCATTGGCAAAGGTCCAGGAATGGAACGGACAGGTGAACGAGCGCGCATTGCCGCGCTCGTAGGAACAGACCTGGTTGCCGCGATGCGAGCAGCGGTTCAGCAGCAGATTGACCTTGCCCTGCTCGTCGCGCGTCATGATCACGGATTGCGGGCCGATCGACTTGACGACGTAGTCGTTCGCGTTCGGCACCTCGCTCTCGTGCCCGACATAGACCCAGGTCCGGTACCAGATGTACTTGAGCTCGGCTTCGAAGATCTCGGGATCGGTGTAGAGCGATCCGTGCACCCGGTCGGGCCGGATCAGCCGCTCCCATGGCGAGACGCCGGTCATCATGTTCATCGCTCCGTCTCCGTCGCCGGCCGCTTGCCGCGGACGCTTTCCTTGGTCGTCAATAATAATCCGAATGACCGTTCGATGAATTAATAGCACGGGTGCTGTAGGCCGGCAAGCTTCTTTCCGAACACCGCAGCCAATCCCGGAGCAGCATGCAATGATGCAATTCCGGGTAGCCGGCGGCGCAGCCGTCTCAACCCTGTGCGGCGCCGCCGTCGCGTTCGCCGCCGCCTGCGATCTGCTGCAACATCGACTTCGGCGTCGTCGCAAGCTCGATCTTCAGCTGGTCGCAGATCGCACGGCGCAGCAGGTGCTCGATCTCGGTCGCGACAGCGCGATTGACCGCACGCGCACCCTCGCCGCTCGCCCAGAGCAGAAGTTGCCCCAGCCGCCGGTCGCCATCGTCGCGCAATCCTTCGATCGCAGCAGCATCGGAGCTGTCGTGCGGGATGCGTGGGGTAGCCGGGATCTCGGGATGCGTCATGCCATCGGCCAATCGTTTGACCGCCGCAAAAGTATGATCCTGCAGACGCACCTGATCGAGCAGCGGCCCAGCCTTCCAATCGGCGGCGAGCTTCAGCCCGTTCAGCGCATAGATCGCGGAAAATACCTGCCCGCGGACGAAATCGTCGTTGCTGTTCGGCACGACGTGGCTCTTCAGTGCGTCGATGATGCCGTCGATCAACCGCTCGAAGGATGCACTCATGCTGCAGCCTCCAGTGCACGCTCGAAGGCCCGCACGATCGAGGGCATTTGGCTTGCCATCACCGCAAGGCGCATGTCGTTGAAGCGATCCACCTCAAACGCACGCACCGCGCACATCTGGATCGCCGCGGCCTGATACAGCGCATAGGCCTCGTAGAAGGCGAGGCTTTTGTCCGAAACCGGAATGCCGGAGGCGCGCTGATAAAGATCGATCACCTCCGCGCACTCGAGCACACCATAGAGCTTGCGGCTTCTGGCGTTGAAGGTCGGCATCATTGCCCAGGCCAGATCCTCGTGGGGATCGCCCAGATGAGTGAGCTCCCAATCGAGAATGGCGGTGATCCGCCCCTTGTGCTCGATGAAATTTCCGATCCTGTAGTCGCCATGCACGATGGTACAGCGCGGCGGCTGCGGACAATTCTCGTGCAGCCAGCGCCCGCCCCAGTCGAGCAGCGGATAGTAGCGCGCCGTCGGACGGGCGAGCGAGGCGCGCCAGCCGGCGATTGCGCGCAACTCGGCACGCTGTTCACCTTGTTGCAGCGATGCAAATGGGGTTGCACCTGGGTCGATGCGGTGCAGCGATGCGAGGATCTTGACGAACTGCCGGGCAATTGCGCGCTTGTGGTCCGGATCGAGCTCGCTCGCTGCCCAGGGCGCGGGAACGTCGCCCTCGACATGCGCGCAGATGAAGAAAGGAAAGCCGATCTCGGCGCCATCCTGCTCTGATGACACCAGCGTCGGCACCGGAACATTGCTGCCGACCAGCGACTGCAGCGCATAGACCTGAGGCAGCACCGAGTAAGGCGCAAATAACCCGCTTGGAGGACCGACACGCAGGATCAGCTTGCGATCTCCTTCAGCCGCAGAGCGCGCCACGAAGGCGAAAGTGATCCAGGAGAAGCCCGACGATTTGCGGCCGAAGCTGACAATCTCCGTCCGGCTCCCGGATACCCGCGACAGATGCTGAGCGAGCGCCGTCCGCACCGCATCGTCATTCACTACGGCGGGACGAGCGAGCTCCGGCGCATCGTCGGATCGTTTCGTAGCCTCCCGCATCAATTGACCGACCTCGTATAGCCCTGCCACTTCTCCTCGCGCAGCGCCGACTTCATGATCTTGCCGGAGCCGGTCAGCGGCAGCGGCTCGAGGCGGATGTCGACCGAGCGCGGACATTTGTAGCCCGCAATCAGGGTGCGGCAGTGCGCGATCACCATTTCAGAATCGAGGCGCTTGCCGTCCTTCGGCACCACGATCGCGTGCACCGCCTCGCCCCATTGCGGATCGGGCACCGCAATGACGGCGCATTCCTTCACATACTCATGCTGGAAGATGGCGTTCTCCACCTCGCCGGAATAGACGTTCTCGCCGCCGGAGACGATCATGTCCTTCAGGCGATCGACGATATAGACAAAGCCGTCCTCATCCATCCAGGCGCCGTCGCCGGTATGCAGCCAGCCATTGCGCAGCACGCGGGCGCTTTCCTCGGGCTTGCGCCAATAGCCGAGCATCACGCCGGCCCCGCGGATCGCGATCTCGCCGACCGTGCCGCGCGGAACTTCGTTGCCCGCCGGATCGATGATGCGGATTTCGACACCAGGCGCCGCCCGCCCCGCCGACTTCCGCTTCCCCGCCAGCGGCCCTTCGAGCGCGTGATATTCCCAGGGCAGGATCGTCGCGAGTGCCGCGCTCTCGGTCATGCCGTAGCCCTGGTGGAAGCGCCAGCTCGGCAGCACGCGCATTAGCTTGACCAGCAGCGCGTCCGGCATCGGAGACGCGCCATATTCGCAATCCTTCACGCTGCTGAGGTCATACGTCCCAAAGGACGGATGATTGAGCATCATGTTGAGCATCGTCGGCACGAAGAGGCAGTAATCCACCTTGTGCTCGGCGATGGTCTTCATCGCGAGTTCGGGCTCGAATTTCGGGATGGTGACGTGAGTGCCGCCCACAAGCGTGAGCGCGATCATCGGCGATGTGCCGGCCAGATGGAACATGCCGGCTGAGTGCAGATACCTGGTGTCTTCGCGGAAGCGCAGCGCATAGATCCAGACCAGCGATTCATAGATGATGTTGGCGTGCGACAGCATCACGCCCTTGGGGAAGCCGGTGGTACCGCCAGTGTAGAAGATGCCGGCGAGATCGTTGTAGGCGCCTGAGGCATCCTCGACCGGCGCGTGCGCAATGAGCTCGTCGTACCCCTGCATGCCTTCGGGGACCAGTCCCTCGTCGAGATAGATCATCGCAGTGAGTGATTTCGCGCCGCGCAGCGCGGATCCGATCTGGGCAAAGGCCTTGTCGACCAGCAGCAGCTTTGGCGTGGAGTCGTCGATCGCGTAAGTGTTCTCCGCGACCGCCCAGCGCGTGTTGAGCGGCACCGCGACCGCGCCGGCCCAGGCGATGGCATAGAGCGCCTCGATATAGAGATCGCTGTTGAGCGCGAGGATCGCGACGCGATCGCCGGCCTCGACGCCGAGCCGCTGCAGTCCGCCCGCGGCACAGGCAACGCGGCGGCCGATCTCCTTCCAGCTCCGCGACCGTCCGGCATGGATGGTGCCCGGTAAATCTTTGCGTAACTGCACCGCCGAGATGAGCGCCTGCGTCAGCTTCATGTTTCCTCCTCGCCGTCATGCGGCCGCGCACGCCCGCGGATGTTTCCGTCATGCGTGAGGCCGATAACGCTGCCCGGAGATTCTAGTTGATAATCCGGACAGACGGTCTATTATTACACGACCAACGCGACGGGTAAAGCCCTTGAAGGCACCGCCGCCGGGATCAACGAGCCCCGCAAAAGAGGGCGTTATGGGAGGGGAAGATGCGGAAGCCAATCGTCACGCTTGCAGTGTGGGCGTTCGCGCTCACCGGCGCGCTCGGAACAGCGAACGCCCAGAAGGCCTATGGTCCCGGGGTCAGCGACACCGAGATCATCCTCGGCGCCAATGCGCCCTACAGCGGACCGGCGTCGATCTATGCGAGCTTCCCGAAGACCATGCTCGCCTATTTTGCGATGCTGAACGAGAAAGGCGGCATCAATGGCCGCCACATCAACTTCCTGACCCGCGACGACGCCTATAGCCCTCCCAAGACGGTCGAGGTGACGCGCGCGCTGGTCGAGAACGACAAGGTGCTCGCGATCATGGCGCCGTTCGGAACGCCGACCAATGCCGCGATCCAGAAATATCTCAACAGCAACGAGGTCCCGCAGCTTCTCGTGCAGAGCGGTGGAACGCGCTGGAACGACCCGAAGCAGTTTCCCTGGACGACGCCCTACTCGCCGACCTACGTCAACGAGTCCCGGATCATTGCGCGCTACGTCCTGCGCGAGAAGCCGGATGCCAAGATCGGCGTGTTGCTGCAGGCCGACGACATCGGCAAGGATTTTGCGCTCGGTCTGAAGCAAGGGCTTGGCGCCAAGGCCGACACCATGATCGTCAAGGAAGCGATGTATCAGTCGACCGAACC
The DNA window shown above is from Bradyrhizobium sp. ISRA464 and carries:
- a CDS encoding long-chain fatty acid--CoA ligase; the encoded protein is MKLTQALISAVQLRKDLPGTIHAGRSRSWKEIGRRVACAAGGLQRLGVEAGDRVAILALNSDLYIEALYAIAWAGAVAVPLNTRWAVAENTYAIDDSTPKLLLVDKAFAQIGSALRGAKSLTAMIYLDEGLVPEGMQGYDELIAHAPVEDASGAYNDLAGIFYTGGTTGFPKGVMLSHANIIYESLVWIYALRFREDTRYLHSAGMFHLAGTSPMIALTLVGGTHVTIPKFEPELAMKTIAEHKVDYCLFVPTMLNMMLNHPSFGTYDLSSVKDCEYGASPMPDALLVKLMRVLPSWRFHQGYGMTESAALATILPWEYHALEGPLAGKRKSAGRAAPGVEIRIIDPAGNEVPRGTVGEIAIRGAGVMLGYWRKPEESARVLRNGWLHTGDGAWMDEDGFVYIVDRLKDMIVSGGENVYSGEVENAIFQHEYVKECAVIAVPDPQWGEAVHAIVVPKDGKRLDSEMVIAHCRTLIAGYKCPRSVDIRLEPLPLTGSGKIMKSALREEKWQGYTRSVN
- a CDS encoding Rieske 2Fe-2S domain-containing protein; amino-acid sequence: MNMMTGVSPWERLIRPDRVHGSLYTDPEIFEAELKYIWYRTWVYVGHESEVPNANDYVVKSIGPQSVIMTRDEQGKVNLLLNRCSHRGNQVCSYERGNARSFTCPFHSWTFANDGRLVGYAFPDGYEGQDKSQLALGRVTRVESYRGFVFGSFAADGPTLKEHLGGAAETIDRLVRTSPEGEVEITAGFLKHRVKANWKFILENECDGYHPAFVHTSIFGVADSMIGKLYGGASTALTRDYGNGHTEIDLRPEFRKRDAPMSWFGTSEERLPDYATRMKAAYGDTAARGIMIDGTPHVMIFPNLFIAEIQMFVIQPLGVDDSVQHVTALQFKGAPDLNRRLRQQTMGSVGPAGFLLADDSEMYERCHRGVLARNPEWIFLGRGEKRERQDELGFTVGHVTDEVPSRGIWTHYRKLMEPA
- a CDS encoding phosphotransferase family protein → MREATKRSDDAPELARPAVVNDDAVRTALAQHLSRVSGSRTEIVSFGRKSSGFSWITFAFVARSAAEGDRKLILRVGPPSGLFAPYSVLPQVYALQSLVGSNVPVPTLVSSEQDGAEIGFPFFICAHVEGDVPAPWAASELDPDHKRAIARQFVKILASLHRIDPGATPFASLQQGEQRAELRAIAGWRASLARPTARYYPLLDWGGRWLHENCPQPPRCTIVHGDYRIGNFIEHKGRITAILDWELTHLGDPHEDLAWAMMPTFNARSRKLYGVLECAEVIDLYQRASGIPVSDKSLAFYEAYALYQAAAIQMCAVRAFEVDRFNDMRLAVMASQMPSIVRAFERALEAAA
- a CDS encoding ABC transporter substrate-binding protein, translated to MRKPIVTLAVWAFALTGALGTANAQKAYGPGVSDTEIILGANAPYSGPASIYASFPKTMLAYFAMLNEKGGINGRHINFLTRDDAYSPPKTVEVTRALVENDKVLAIMAPFGTPTNAAIQKYLNSNEVPQLLVQSGGTRWNDPKQFPWTTPYSPTYVNESRIIARYVLREKPDAKIGVLLQADDIGKDFALGLKQGLGAKADTMIVKEAMYQSTEPTIDSQIVNLKASGADTILIAAQNKFASMAIRKIHELGWKPLIFLGSTANSIAGVLVPAGIEASTGILTTTSYKTPNDPEWANDKGMTDYLAFAAKYMPGMDPNDVIAVTGYTTAQLGAIILQRCGDNLTRENVLKQATNLSGIELPMLLPGITIQTTPQDYAAITERRFARFDGKTWVLFGDIVGAGPAKD